The Primulina huaijiensis isolate GDHJ02 chromosome 6, ASM1229523v2, whole genome shotgun sequence genomic sequence aacccCATTTTTAGTGTATattctatcaaaaaaaaaattagaatttccATTTTCATGCATTATTATTCtaatttgttgtatattagttttcattcttttatttaattttagattcCTGTGAAAAcacaataatatatatgtgaAGTGGTTTTTTTTCCTGTGTGTGTTGGCATAACATTAATAATGTTTGGTGACACAATATCATTTTTGGTTGTACGTCAGTTAATTCTCTGATGAAAATGACttgaattgaagaaaaaaaatagaaaactaTATCCTTGGTTTAATATGTTTGTCTCTTTGCGATCTTGGTCCTCTATATTGTCAAATTCAAGTTTAATATGTCGTCTTTGATTTTTTGGGATGTTAGTTTTTTTTTGCAACGTGATGCTGGTGTGACACCAATGTAGCGTCGATGTGTGCAATGTCAATTGTCGCGTGAGTAATCTCAGTGAAAAATCACTAGAATtgtaaaaaaatcgaaaaatacaTTACCAAGACCgaaattaaataacatatttgTGGTCATGTTTTTATCTTTATAGATAGATATCCAACAAAACTTTAACCTTACGACGAGGAAAGCAATGTAGGTGGTATGCTCTCGTGAACTACTGATTTCAACTTTACGTTGTTTTCACCAAAAGAACTGAAATTATAATTATCAGGACATTTGAATGTGTCCACCGTAATGGATAAAGTTGAGACGTGGCTGTCTCGTAAACATATTAATACACAACATTTCAAGTTGACGTAGTGAATTCGAAATACAGAACATCGTCACGAATGAGTGCTatagaaaaacaaaagaaaaagaaacaaaacgTTAAAGGCAAGCGACCGGGCTTTGCCTAACGCCACTCGTGCGTGTTTTAGGCCTATCCAAAATGTGGGAAATCCGTAATAAGCCATTGGATTTTGATATTTCTGTGcccacaaaaaaaataaataaagggtCCCAAGATTTTAATTGTTGTGTCAAGTGCTTTCATTTGTGTTGTCAATATTTGGATCTATAATATCCTTTTCTGTGCATGTTTCCAAAACCATCCCCCGAGAGATAAAGATTTTGCTTCTCTTATCATATGTGTCGTATATTTACTTTAATTGTtgcaatcaaaatttttagtgGGGTGGgagaaaaaacataattttagtCAAAAGGATGGATGACATAGATAGGAGCCATTTCTCTTTGGATAAGAAGAGTCCTTTTTCATGGAAAAGAAAAAGGATGTACTGTTTTCAATcgttgatttaattaattagatttatttttattccagTATATCATCAATAATTAGGAATTGTATTTAAAAAACGAAAAAGTAAGAAGATAAAATGTAACGGAAGAACTTGGAATTCGATAGAAAATATCGGTGTATGCCCTTATGTCCAACGaatctcttttttttattattattatttttttttttcatgtgaaTCAGATTGGTTTAGCAAACTTTAGATTTATAGGATGGCATATCTATTGATTTTGACAAGAAACGATAACTTAAGTTGCATGCAAAGTTATCTATCAAAAGGTTTAtgatacattatttttttaaacagaAAAAACTTCATgcatgtgagacggtttcacaattcaattttgtaaaaatgatatatgaCTTGActcaattcaaaaaaaaatattattattatgtcaaaaatattattattcattatAGTTATGTATTTGacatccattttttttttcatgttataatttatattttacggTTGATAAACAATGAGGATGTCAAATGCATAAGATTTAGGACCCACATTAGACATGCTTAATCATTCAAAATCCAAGGATTAAGCAACACAATTAAGTATGTATCCGCTTAGATTTGCAAGAAACCTTTCCGCTGAACATGTCCAAACATGTTTCcagtttattaatttaatttcccGCTTATTATTCTTAAAAAACTTTCCAACTCACATCCTCTTATTAGATTATTTTTCGTGTGTATACAGTATAAATTCTTCGGGGTcacattaaattaattcaacttttCGAATGGGATTTGTTATTTTTGACATGAGATTGAAATAAGATACATGACCTTTACGTTTTCCTCTGTAAATTTCTATTTAAGGACGTTGTTGTATCTCGATGTTattatatttacatgtttatctgTATATTTTGTGGAAAAATTTTGCACTATTTTTGTATGTtaaaaaagatatatatatattccctTTGGAGATTTGAATGTTGGCGCGAGATTTAAGTGGTCAAAAAGAATTGTATAGATAAAGCGTGGAATGAAGAATTTGGCGGGTGTCTCGATGAGACAACCTATGACCGGTGACTGAGCTgtcaatataataatattaattctaTACACCAAGTTATCATCAGagatataaaatcaaaatttggaaaaataaaaataatatttaatttggaaaaaagCAAATTTTGCAGTGGTGGCCCACTCTTGAAATTATTGGTATTGATGGTGGCGCGGGAAATGGCATTAAATCAGCCCACCACTTTCCCGCCATACATTTACAGTGGCCAACCGTCGCGACGGGCTATTAACGGTGACGATATATTATGGTTCATGCAATTGGAGTTGGAGAGCCCGACATGACGAAATCGTGAGATGCGAAGATCGTGAGGTGGACCATTAAATGCGTATTCATTGATTTGGCAACCACATGCTCTGTAGACTGTAATGCGATTGATTCTTCATATTTTTCAAGCACTTTCTGAGTGATTTATACTAGAAAAAGTATAgggaattaattattaaataaataaaatactggaCCGAGTAGTCCTTCCCTTTATTAGATTTAAAATACGATGTGTGAGATTTACGTATTGTACAAATCGGTGTGGGGTGGCACAGTATATGTGGGCACGTCCTTTTTGGTCGTGGGTAGTGGCAATGATCTGATATTAAGGCATGTCTTTCAATACACGTGATTGCGGCCAATTAGGAAACTTGGAAACAAAATTACTCCCGAGAGTCTTACAATCGGTTATGGGAAAATGTTTCTaacaaaaattgttatttaattttcatttttaaaaaaattagttttttttgcATGTTTCTAGAAATTAATTAGGAGGTGGATTAACATAATAAAGTAGTAAGATAAATTAGAagaatgataaaaataaaatataacgaACAACATGAAAACGTGGTTATGAAGGGGCGTGCACGTGCTTGTCAAAGACTTAAGAGGAACCCACCCCATGTTTTAAGCTGATTTCATGCGCTAAAGCATAGTCGTGCTCCTGCGTGTCGATGAAAatttaaatcccaaaaaaacaattaaaatatttaatatttgaaatattaataaaataaatccgACAAGCTTACATAGTAGTCTGGTTCCACGACTCCTCGTGTCATGCTCGTATACTTGTTCGCCATAAGTCTGATTAATAATTTCCACAAGCATGCAActcagaatattaaaatatttgcgCTTTTTAGTCAAAATTTGAAGAAATATATAACGTATTTGTAGATAGATGATTGTGTAATGTTGTAATTAATTGGCAATAAAATTGGCTTTTTATTGCGGACATTTAATGATAATTAGACCGTTTAAACATAAGTGAATAATTATTACTCGGAAAACATGCAACAGTAAACACGTGGAATAATCTTTGAATGTCCATTAAAGATCAAGCGTTTTACTCACccgtttgattattattattaacatttGAATAGATATCCGTTGCTTGGGgttaaattgaataaaaattaaatgatttaaatcaaattcttttaaTATTTGGTATTATAGGAATTGGGAATTCAGAAATGGGCAAGGAGAGAGTATCCAGCTAGGGTTAATTATAAGCGGCCGTAAAGATCAGCGCCGTcgagaaaaacaagaaacccGGCCGGGAAAAGGACAATTAAcccgataaaaaaaaaagccgATTCCAACGGTGTCATCACGTGCCTACGTCGTCAGTGGTCGGCAAATCTCGCCTTAATCTCTAAGTCAACACCCTCCAAGTTTCTACCCTCACCCGCTTGCCACGTGGATTCACTCCTTTTATCTCGTGCCCCCATTTACTAAGATTCCGTTCCCACGTGTATTCGATACTTAACACACATTAAATGAAGCAAGCAAATTTTCGTGAGATTTTGGAAGTAATCATATGGCTGTTATTTCAAAGCTCTACTTTTTTCCCCACGAAATTCTAATTCTAATTCTAATTCTAACAAAACAAATATATCGGaattatatcaaatattatctgcagtaaaaataataaaagggaTCAAATTTAATCTCTCTCACCTTGTAATAAGTTATTATATTAGGGAAttgatatgtttttaaaaaaatctattgCCGAATTTGGTCAGAACGGGCAGGCAGCATTAGTCACGCCTGTGATTGGTTGATACTTCTCTCAGTGGACCCAACTTTTaagaaactaaaaaaaatcatggtaattttttccctttttatcatatttaatttaattataaaataattatattatcatcatatattaataaatactcTCCTTCCTCTGGAGCGAACCCAGAGCAGTTCAGCCTTCTGTGGATGTTTTAGAGAGGGAAAATACTCAACGTGATACGTCGTCTGTCAGGTTTCTAAAGACAGAGAGAGATATAAGGTCTGCAATATCAACAGAGGGGCGAATTTGCGGTCTTGTATGTTTCGGGAACTACTGACTTCTTGACAAATTTTGAAGAATTATGGAGTGGCCAACGTATTTGGATGAATATGAGAAGCTTATTACTAGAATGTCCACCCCAAGGTTTGCTTTCTTCATCGTCTTTGAATGAGTGACTCTCCGCTGTTAGAAGATTGGTTtttatttctcattttttgGGAGGAGTTTTCTGGGTATCGGTcgagattttgaattttattgtcCAATTTTGGGTTTCATTTTGTGCTTACTATGAGTTTTCTGGTTTGTAAAAATTTTTATGTCTTCTACTTTCCCTCGGATATTCTTGTGAAATTTCTTTTCTGGGTTTTTCTAGATAAAGTTGCTCTGATATGTTTGgtggaaataatttttttccttgattTCTCAAAATATTCTCTCTAGTCAGGATTCagtttttttcttctttgaaTCACAGTAATTTTCTCGGGTCTGTAAGATCTACTATTCTGGGAAATTTTATGGTTCCCTGTTTATCTCCTTCCACAGAGATCAACCGAACCTAGTATACAAGGATTTGATTATTCCAGATTTCTTAAGTCTCTGGAGAGTTCACTCTtcactaattatttaattgaagAAAACTCGACttgattattcaaaattttgtgtAATAATTGAATTTCGCCGATTTCTTTCCTTCCAAGTTATTTGACTCCGTCAATTTCCGCTGTTCGATTTTTCCATCCCTTGATAAAATTCCAACAATACCCCCATCTGACCTTTTCTCCTTCGTCATCTTGAAGGGTCATGATCGACAATGCCGGTTGCGCAACCGCAACCCGGGTTATGGTAAGCCGCTGATTAGTGCAAATTAATACAATTCTTATGTTATTTTAGGAATAGTGTGATTAATAAGTTTTTTGTTTTCTTACAGATTGATAGTGGGAAAAAGCATAGGATTCTGTTGGATGCCGTTCAAATTCTCACGGATTTAAATCTGTCAATTGAGAAGGCTTATATTTCTTCAGATGGCCTGTGGTTTATGGACGGTGCGTACCTAACCTGCGCCGCTGTGTATTTTTTGCCGCCTGCAACTTTAATTGCCATTTAATTCATATAATGAACGGGCTTTATTGGATTTTAATAAGGTTGTTCTCACTCTACGGTTTCATTTATTGTGAAAATCTGCAGTTTTCCATGTGACCGATTTGAATGGAAACAAATTAACCGACGAAAGCGTGTTGAGTTACATTGAACAGGTAATTAATTATCTTCACTTTTATTGTGATTTATCAAAGTTTATTCAAGAAGAGATTGATAACTTTCATTTAATCTGTTGTTAATTGATTCTTCTGGCCTTCGTATTGCAGTCTCTTGAGACAGTTCACTGCAGAAGATCGAGAAGTTTCAATGGTCTAACAGCATTAGAATTAACTGGTACCGATAGAGTTGGTCTTTTATCTGAGGTTTTTGCAGTTCTATCTGGTTTGAACTGCAATTTGGTGGAAGCTAAGGTCTGGACTCACAATGGTCGAATTGCTTCCTTAATTTACCTAAAGGATGATCATTCGGGCTCACCGATCGAGGACTCACAAAAACTAGAAACAATCGAGGCCATGTTGAGGAATGTACTTAAAGTTGATAATGATATCCGAAGTGCCAGTACCGTGGTTTCAATGGCTGTCACGCATACCGAGAGGAGGCTTCATCAAATGATGTTTGCTGACCGTGATTATGAGAGGAAGCCAATCATCAAGACTAGTGAAGATTCCCCTGTTGTC encodes the following:
- the LOC140978009 gene encoding ACT domain-containing protein ACR8-like encodes the protein MEWPTYLDEYEKLITRMSTPRVMIDNAGCATATRVMIDSGKKHRILLDAVQILTDLNLSIEKAYISSDGLWFMDVFHVTDLNGNKLTDESVLSYIEQSLETVHCRRSRSFNGLTALELTGTDRVGLLSEVFAVLSGLNCNLVEAKVWTHNGRIASLIYLKDDHSGSPIEDSQKLETIEAMLRNVLKVDNDIRSASTVVSMAVTHTERRLHQMMFADRDYERKPIIKTSEDSPVVLVQNYLERDYSVVNIQSKDRTRLLFDVICTLTDMEYVVFHATVDTTGDRASLEFFIRHMDGTPISSEAEKQRVVLCLQAAIERRTSQGVRLELCTPDRKGLLADVTRTFRENGLNVTRAEISTTVETAQNVFYVTDALGNIPDSKIIESVRQRIGLSNLKVKELPFIYHQKGEKEEATMGTGGAMLFSIGSLVRRNLYNLGLIRSYS